GCAGGCCGCGCGGGAAGGTGTTCTTCACATACTCGATGTAGCGGCCCGTCGAATCCTCCAGGCGGGAAGCGCGGCCGAGATCGGCGGAGCCGGCGAGATCCGGCGCGAAGGGCTGGCCCATGCGCGTCTCGATGGCGATCTCCACCGCGTCCGACAGCTTGTAGCCGTCCGGCCCGAACAGCTTGATCCCGTTGTCCTGATACGGGTTGTGCGAGGCGGAGATCATCACGCCGAGGTCGGCGCGCAGGCTGCGCGTCAGCATGGCGACGGCGGGCGTCGGCAGCGGGCCGAGCAGCACCACGTCCATCCCCATGGAGATGAAGCCCGCGGTCAGCGCCGGCTCCAGAAGATAACCGGACAGCCGGGTGTCCTTGCCGATCACCACGCGGTGCCGGTGGTCGCCCCGGCGGAACTGCAAAGCGGACGCCATCGCGACACGCAGGGCGGTTTCCGCCGTCATCGGGTCGATGTTGGCGGTGCCACGGATGCCGTCGGTGCCGAACAGGTGTCGCGTCATGAAATCCCTCAGGAATAGGCCAGTCACTGTACCGCAACTGCGGATGTGGTGAGAAGGTCATCGCTTGCCGCGGGGGGCAGGGTCAAGAACCCTTCCGCGCAGACGCCAAAGGGTTACGCGCGCACCGCGATCACGGCACCCTTGCGGGATGCAGCCCCTCCCAGACGGCGCGCGCCTGGACCGTTTGGGGCACGTCATGGACACGCAGGATCTGCGCGCCCTGGTTCAGCGTTTCCAGGCCGCCGGCCAGCGATCCGGCCAGCCGTTCCTTCGGCGGCTCGCTGCGCGACAGCTTGCCGATCAGGGTCTTGCGCGACAGACCGATCAGCAGGGCGCAGCCCAGCCCGTGATACAGGGCGGTGTGGCGCAGGATGTCGAGATTGTGCTCCACCGTCTTGCCGAAGCCGATCCCGGGATCGACGGCGATACGTTCCAGAGGCACCCCGGCGGCGAGGCAGGCCTCCACCCGCTCCTCCAGCCAGTCGAAGACGTCGAGCGCCGCGTCCTCATAGACCGGGTTCTGCTGCATGGTGCCGGGCTCGCCCCGCATGTGCATGACCACCACGGGGGCCGCCTTCTCCGCCACCAGCGGCAGCGCGCCGGGATCGCGCAGCCCGGCCACGTCGTTGATCAGCGCCGCGCCGGCGTCGAGCGCGGCGCGCATCACCCGCGCGTGCCGCGTGTCGACCGACACCACGGCGCCCTTGGCCGCGAAGTGGCGGACCACCGGCAGGACGCGGGCGGCCTCATCCTCGGGCGACACGGGGGCGGAACCGGGACGGGTGGATTCGCCGCCGACGTCCAGCAGGTCGGCCCCGGCCTCCAGCATCGCCTCGCCGTGGGCGATGGCCGCCCCGGCGTCGAAGAAATCACCGCCGTCGGAAAAGCTGTCCGGCGTCACGTTGACGATGGCCATGATGCGCGGGCGCCCGAGGTCCAGCCCGCCGAACGGCGCCCGCCCGCGGGTCAGCGCGCCCAGCCGCTTGTCCAGGCTCTGCGCGACGGCGGTCCCGCGCTCCCACCCCCAGGCCATGATCTCGGTCAGCGGCGCGAAGGCCCGCTCGATCCGCGCGCCCTGCCGGACGATCAGTTCGGCGGTTAAAAAGGAGAAACGCCCGCCGGCCAGCGGCACCGCCGCGCCGGCGCTCCAGGCGGCGATGGGCAGCAGCCCGACCGGCCTCAGATAGACGCGGACCCCGCCCTCCCCCGCCCAGGGCGCGAAGGAGGCGAGCGAGCCGGCGGCCGACTTCGGAGCGGGCTTGGCGATCGGGGTTTTGGCGATCGGGGGCATGGCGACGGTTCGTGCAGAGGAACGGAAGACCGCAGCCTGTCACGGCGGGAAGCCCCGACGCAAGAGACTGCGGTCCACCGTTTCACCGGAAGGCTATGCCTGTGGCGTTACGCGCTCTTGCTACGCGCTCTTGGGCAGCGGGGCCAGGGCGGCCAGCATCTGCTTCTTGCGCTCCCCGTAGATGCTGCCGAGTTCCTCGGCGCGCTTGTCGTCGAGCGCCTTCTTGGCCTCCTCGAACAGTTCCTCCTCCTCCTCGTCGAGGTGGTGGCGGGTCACCTCGCCCAGCACCTGGAGCTTGGCCTTCCAGGCGGTGCTGTCGGCGGGCATGGCGTTCAGCTCGTCGAGGAAGCCGTTGATGATGTGATGCTCGTTCAGGCCCTCGGTGGTCTCCTGCTTGGTGTTCTTGGCCTTGGACAGCGACTGGTAGAAAACGGCTTCCTCGATCTTGCCGTGCGCCCACAGCTCGCGCTGCAGGTCCTCGTAGGCGGCGCGCCCGTCGCCGTCCGCCTTCTCGGCCGCGTCGAGCAGGCGGCGGATGGTGTCGTGGTCCTGCTTGATCCGGTCGAAGATGCTGGTCATTGGTCCTGTCCCGTTGTTGCGGTGTCTCGACGGGAATCAACCACGGCCCCGATCCCGGTGTTCCCGGTGCCAAACGGGGTCAGCCATGCCGAACCATCCAGTGCAGGCTGAACAGCCGGTCCTCGTCGGTCCAGCTCCGCTCCGTGCGCCAGCCGGCGCGGGCGGCGAGGCGGCGGAAACCGGGCACCGAGTATTTGTAGGAATTCTCGGTGTGGATCGTCTCGCCGCGGGCGAAGCGGACGGGATGGCCGGCGATGTGGACGGTCTGGTCGTCCAGGCTGCGCAGATGCATCTCGATCCGCCCGCGCGCGGTGTCGTAGCGGGCGACATGGGCGAAGCGGTCCAGCTCGAAGGTGCCGTCCAGCTCGCGGTTGATGCGGGCCAGCAGGTTCAAGTTGAAGGCGGCGGTCACACCGCGCGCGTCGTCGTAGGCGGCCTCCAGCACCGCCGGATCCTTGCGCAGGTCCACCCCGATCAGCAGCCGCGCCCCGGCCCCGAGCCGCCGCCCGAGATTATCCAGGAAGGTCATCGCCTCGGCGGGCCGGAAATTGCCGATGGTGCTGCCGGGGAAGAAGGCCATCGTCCGCTCTGGCGCCACGCCCCGCGGCAGGGCGAAGCCGCGCACATAGTCGGCCGCCACCGGCACCACCGTCACCGCCGGATAGTCGCCGGCCAGCCGGGCGGCGGCGGCGATCAGATGGTCACGGCTGATGTCCACCGGCACATACATGGCCGGCGCGTCCAGCGCGTCGAGCAGGATGCGCACCTTGACGCTCGACCCGCTGCCCAGCTCCACCAGGGTGGCGCCGCGCCCGGCGAGGCCGGCGATCTCCTCGGCGCGGGCGTGCAGCAGGGCGGTCTCGGTCCGCGTCGGGTAATATTCGTCGAGCGTGCAGATGGCGTCGAACAGGGCCGAGCCCTCGGCGTCGTAGAAGTACTTGCAGGGGAGGCTCTTGTCCGGGCGGGACAGGCCCTCCAGCACGTCGGACAGGAACACGTCGTCCGGCACCGGCCCCTGCGCCGGAAGGGCGCGGGCGGCGGAAATTGCGGTCATCAGGCGTCCTCCGCGAGGCGCACGCCGCTGAACATCCAGCGTTGGTGCGGATAGAAGAAATTCCGGTAGGTGGCGCGGGCATGGCCGTCCGGCGTGGCGCAGCATCCGCCGCGCAGCACATACTGGTTGGCCATGAACTTGCCGTTGTATTCGCCGACCGCCCCGACGGCGGGGCGGAATCCCGGGTAGCCGCTGTAGGCGCTGGCCGTCCATTCCCAAACGTCGCCGAACAATTGGACGAGGCCATCGCCCCCCGCGGCGGCGACCGGGCGCAGCAGCCCGCTGCCCAGCGTGTTGCCGGTGGGGGAGAGCCCGCTGCCCAGCATTGTGCCGGCGGCGGTTTCCCACTCGGCCTCCGTCGGCAGGCGCTTGCCGGCCCAGCGGGCGAAGGCGTCGGCCTCGTAGAAGCCGACGTGGCAGACCGGGGCGTCCTCGTCCAACGGGTGCTCGCCGAGCAGGGTGAACTCCCGCCAGCCGCCGTCTTCGCCGCGCCGCCAGTAGGCCGGCGCCTCCCAGCCCTCGGCGTTGACCGTGGCCCAGCCGTCGGACAGCCAGAGCGCCGGGTTGCGGTAGCCGCCGTCCTCGACGAAGGCCCGCCACTCCCCGTTGGTCACCGCGCGGGAGAACAGCCGGAAGGGGCGCAGCAGCACCTCGTGCCGCGGACCCTCGTTGTCGAAGGCGAAGGCCTCGCCGCCGCCCTCACCACCGTGCCCCACGGAGACGATCCCGCCGTCCACCGCGATCCAGCGCCCCTCATGGGCGGGGCCGCGCAAGGCCGGGCGGTAGGGCCGGTAGGCCGGTGCGACCGGGTTGCAGGAGAACAGGTGCAGCAGGTCCATCAGGATCAGCTCCTGATGCTGCTCCTCATGGGCGAGACCGAGCGTCACCAGCGGGACCAGCCGCTCGGCGTCGGCACGCTCCAGCAGGGTCAGCATGGCGGCGTCCACATGGTCGCGGTAGGCCGCCACCCCGGCCACGCCGGGCCGTGTCAACAGGCCGCGCCGGGGCCGCGGATGGCGGGCGCCGACGGCCTCGTAATAGGAGTTGAAGAGATAGCCGAAGGCCGGATCGAAGGGCCGGTAGCCCGGCAGATTCGGGATCAGCAGAAAGGTTTCGAAGAACCACGTCGTGTGGGCCAGATGCCATTTGACCGGGCTGGCGTCCGGCATGGACTGCACCACCTGATCCTCCGGCGACAAACCGCCGGCCAGCTCCGCCGAGGTGGCACGCACCCGGCGAAAACGGTCGGCGATCCCGCCGGCTTTGGCGGCTGTTTTGAGCATGGGCGCTGTGTCCTCCCCCGCCTGACAGGTCCCGGTAAAGCTGTGCCGCTTCGCCGGGCCGCCAACCCTCCTTTCGGAGTGGCCCGGACGGACCAGCCGGCGGCAAGGCTCCGTCGGACTGCCCACTCACAGCGGGAGGCGGACGGGTTTGGACCTCGATGGGTGGGGAAAAATGCGCCCATCCGACGGGTCGCCGAACCGGTCCGGGAGGGGACGCGGGCGGCGGGAAGGCGGCGCAGGACGGGGTGGTGACCTTTTCGCGCCGGGCGCCGTCAAGCCGGCTCCGCCGCCGCCGGCTCCGCCTTCGGAACGTGATGGCGGCCGCGGGGTCCGCGCAGGGCCAGGATCGGTTCCAGCTCCTCCGCCAGGACCGGGCGGCTGAACAGATACCCCTGGAAGCTCTCGCATTTCAGGCTGCGCAGAAGCTGGAGCTGCGCCTCCGTCTCCACCCCCTCGGCGACCACCGACAGGCCCAGGCTGCGCCCCAGCCCGACGATGGCGCGCGGGATGGAATCGCCCGTCCCGTCCTGCTCCAGATCGTGGATGAAGGAGCGGTCGATCTTCAGCTTGTCGATCGGGAAGCGGTGCAGGTAGTTGAGCGACGAGTAGCCGGTGCCGAAATCGTCCAGCGCGATCAGGCACCCACGCTGCTTCAGCGCGCGCAGCGTCGCGATGGCCGACGGGATGTCGTCGATCAGGGTGCCCTCGGTCACCTCGATCTCCAGCTCCCAGCCCTGGAGGCCGTTGCGGTCGAGCGCGGCGGCCACCTTGGCGGGAAGCTGCCCGTCGCGGAACTGCTGGGCGGAGACGTTGACGGCGACCGGCACCGTCAGGCCGATCTGGTCGCGCCAGCGGCGGATCTGGGCGCACACCTCGTCCAGCACCCAATCGCCGATGGCCTGGATCAGGCCGGTTTCCTCGGCCACGGGCAGGAAGCGGTTGGGCATGATGAGGCCGGCTTCCGGATGGCGCCAGCGCAGCAGGGCCTCCACCCCGACCACGAGGTCGTCGGAAATGCGCAGCTGCGGCTGGTAGACCAGGAACAGCTCGCGGTTCTGCAAGGCACGGCGCAGCGCCGCCTCCAGGTCGAGACGCTCGCGGGACCGCGCGCCCATCTCGCGCGTCACGAAGCGGTAGGCGTTCCGCCCGGCGTCCTTGGCGTTGTACATCGCGATGTCGGCGCAGCGGATCAGCCCCTCCGCGTCCTCCGCGTCGTCGGGGAACAGGCTGATGCCGATGCTGGGCGACACCACGAAGTTCCGCCCGCCGATGGTGAAGGGAGCGGCGAGCTGCGCCATCACCTTTTCCGCCACCGCGGCGGCCACGCCCGGCGTCTCGATGTTGGGAACGACGATCAGGAATTCGTCGCCGCCCAGCCGCCCCACCGTGTCCGACGGACGCATCGCGCCGTGCAGCCGCCGCGCCACCGACCGCAGCACCTCGTCACCGAAGGAATGGCCAAGGCTGTCGTTGATGATCTTGAAGCGGTCGAGGTCGATGAACAGGACGGCCGCCCGCGCGCCGTCGCGCCGCGCGTCCCGGGCCGCCTGGGCGATGCGGTCGAACAGCAGGACGCGGTTGGGCAGGCCGGTCAGCGGGTCGTAATGGGCCAGATAGTGGACGTGCTGCTCGGCCCGCCGCTTGTCGCCGATGTCCTCGACGAAGGCCATGACGAAGGGCGGATCGCCGGGGGTGGACACCGGCTGGAGATGAAGGGAGAAGTGGCTGTGCCGCCCACCGGCCAGCAGCAGGCGGTCGACCTCCAGCCGCACGCTCTCCCCGGCGATGGCGGAGTCGATGGCGGCGCTCACCGCCGGGTCCGGCGCGCGCAGCCTGGCGTCGGTTCCGATCAACCCGTCGCGCCCCACCCCGACCGCGCGGGCGAAGGCGGGGTTGCAGTCGGTGATCCTGGCGTCCGGCCCGATGAGGGCGATGCCGAGCGGCGCCTGGTTGAACAGCAGGTCCAGCTCCGTCTCGCGCCGGCGCAGCGACGCGGTGATGCGCCCGGCGATCACCAGCGCCCGGTGGCGGGTCACGGCCAGCGCCCACAGCAGGACGGACAGCAGCAGGCTGAGCGACAGCCCCGTCGCCAGGACCAGCAGCGGCTTCCAGCTGCCCACGCCCTCCTCGAAACCCGGCCGGCTCTCGTACTGGACCGACCAGACGCGGTTGCCCAGGGCGATGTCCCGGCTCGCGGTCAGCAACGGCCGGTCCGACGACTCCGGGCGGCTGCGGTAGAGCGGGAACTCCCGGCGCCCCTCGAACACCGTCGCCGCGACGTCGCCCATCCGGCCGAACACGGCCTCGGCCAGGGGCGCGATCTGGATGGGGGTCATCACCAGACCGGCGAAGGCGGCCCGCCGCTGCTCCTGCGTGGCGGGGCTCTGCCCGTCGCGGTAGACGGCCTGGTAGACCATGACGGCCGGCGGCGAAGGCTCGCCGTCGTCGAGCCTCAGGGCTGCGGCGCGGATGACCGTCGGGTCGCCGCTGTCCCGCGCCTGCTCCGCGGCGGCGCGGCGCACCGGCTCCGCCAGCAGGTCGTAGCCGAGCGTGCGCAGGGTGCGTTCGTTGGCCGGGGCGGCGTACAGGGTGACGAGCCGCATCGGACCGGGCGCTTCCGGCCAGATCCGGAAGCCGCGCAGCCCGTCCATCCGGGCCTGCGTGACCAGCTCCGGGCCGGTCCATTGATCGGCGACCCGCGCGAAGGCGACGGCGGTGATCCCCGGATAGCGCTCGGCGAGGTGCAGCCCGTCCACGAACCGGTTCCATTCCGCACGCTTCACGTCGGGATATGCGGTGAACAGGGCGGCGGCGGAACGCGTCACCTGCACATAGACCTGGATCTGGCTCTCGAAACGGCGGTGCAGCTCCTCCACCCGCAGGGCGAACCGGCCCTCGGCATCCGCGGCGACGCGCTGGCGGGTGTCGTTCCAGACCAGCGCGGTCAGCACAAGCGCGGCCAGCAGGGCCAGGAGAGGGAGGCGCTTGGGGATGGCAACCGAATCGCTCATGGAATCGGCCATCGAATCGGTCGAGGGCTCGCCCGGCGCAAGGTCGATCGGATCGGGGTTGGAAGACCTCTGCATGGGGCCGTACCGAAGCTGACGGTGACGCCGCCCAACCGGATTTCCGCCCGTGGGGGACGACGCGCACCGGTAGACCTTAACCAGATTGGGCCCGTGCGAGAAGCGTATAAATATTTACGGAATCGCCCGTTGCGTGCGGCGGCGCTCAAAATTCCTGCAACACCTTGGGGCTGTTCTGCAAAAGCGTTTCGATCATGCCGAGGATCTGCTCGATCTTGGTGCGGGTGGCGTCCAGCTCGTCGGCGGTCTTGTCGTCGATGCCGGCTTCCATCAGCATCATGTCGAAGGCGTTCAAAGTCTCCGAGAAGGCCTTCTGCTCCGCCTGGAGCACGTCGAAGGCGCCGAGCGAGCTGGTCAGCGCCAAGGGCGGGTCGCTGACGAAGGCGTGGCTGATGTCGGTGAAGTGGGCGATGGCCGTCAGCTTCTGCCGGATCACCCATTGCGGAAAGTTCGGCGGCAGGTCGTTCCCCGTCTCGGGCAGGCGTTCCTGAATGGAGAAGACCAGCCCCTGGATGTCCAGATAGGCGTTCCGGATCTCGCGGAAATGGGGGAAGGTCTTGGGCTTGCCGGCGTTGCGGACACGGCCCAGCCGGGCGTTGTCGTCGGTCAGCTTGCGCGCCATCTGAACCACGATGTTCGCCACCTTCCCCATCGCCCCGTCATCCTTTTGCTTCGCGGCTGTCACGAATCTATAGCACGCACCGCCCGGCCGAGGGCAGGACGTTCACTTCGCCGCCCGGCCCTCCGCCTGCGGCAGGCGGTCGCCCACCCCGCGGAGCAGCGCCTCGCGCGCCGCGTCGTCGGGCGCCGCGTCCAGCGCCCGGTGCAGGTCCAGCAGGAAGGCGGCGTAGCGGTTGTGCCAGTCCCGGCCGGCGGCCACGGCCTCCGGCTCCAGCCGCGGCGGGCCATCCGGTGCCCGCGCCGGGGCGGCGGCGGTCAGGTCGGCCACCTCGTCCAGTTCGGGCAGGCGGATCAGCGCCGGGTCCCAGCCGCGGCGGACCAGGGCGTCGCGCAGGCCGGCGCGGGCTTCCTCCTCGCCATGCACCAGGAACAGGCCGCGCCCCACCCCCTGCCGCGCCGCCACCCAGGCCAGCAGACTGCTGCGGTCGGCGTGGCCGGAATACACGTCCAGCGACCGGACGCGGGCGCGCACCGCGATCTCCTCGCCATGGATGCGCACGCTCGCCGCCCCCTGCTGCAGCAGGTGGCCCAGCGTGCCCGGCGCCTGATAGCCGACCAGCAGGACCGTGGCCTCCGGGCGCCACAGATGGTTCTTCAGGTGATGGCGGATGCGCCCGGCGTCGCACATGCCGCTGGCCGCCATGATGATGGCGCCGCCCTTGATCGCGTTGAGCGTCTGGCTTTCCGCGACGGAGCGCACGCGGTGCAGGTTGGGCCGGGCGAAGGGATCGCCGTCGGTGCCGAGATCGGCCAGATGGCGGCGGAACACCCCGGTGACGGAGTCGGCCAACGGAGAGTCGAGGAACACGTCGACCAGCGGGATCTCGCCACGGTCGAACAGCCGGTTCAGATCGTAGAGAAGCTCCTGCGTGCGCTCCACCGCGAAGGCCGGGATCAGCAGCGGGCCTCCCGCGGCGAGCGCCGCCCGCACCTCGTCGCGCAGCAGGGCCTGCCGCTCAGCCTCGCCCACCTCGACCCGCTCGCGGTTGCCATAGGTGGTCTCCAGCACCATCCAGTCGGGCCGCGGCGGCCCCTCCGCGTCGGCGTGGAAGGCCTTGCCGCCCGGCCCGAGGTCGCCGGAGAACAGGATCGTCTCCGCCGTCCCGCCGCGCGTCACCTCCAATTCCACCGACGCCGAGCCGAGGATGTGCCCGGCCTGCCAGAAGCGGGCGCGGATGCCGGGCAGCACCTTCACCCACTCCCCGTAATCGACCGCGTGCAGATGGCGGATGGCCGCCTGGGCGTCGGCCTGGGTGTAGATCGGCTCCACCGCCGGGCGCCCGCGCTGGCGGTTGCGGCG
The window above is part of the Azospirillum sp. TSH58 genome. Proteins encoded here:
- the folP gene encoding dihydropteroate synthase; translated protein: MPPIAKTPIAKPAPKSAAGSLASFAPWAGEGGVRVYLRPVGLLPIAAWSAGAAVPLAGGRFSFLTAELIVRQGARIERAFAPLTEIMAWGWERGTAVAQSLDKRLGALTRGRAPFGGLDLGRPRIMAIVNVTPDSFSDGGDFFDAGAAIAHGEAMLEAGADLLDVGGESTRPGSAPVSPEDEAARVLPVVRHFAAKGAVVSVDTRHARVMRAALDAGAALINDVAGLRDPGALPLVAEKAAPVVVMHMRGEPGTMQQNPVYEDAALDVFDWLEERVEACLAAGVPLERIAVDPGIGFGKTVEHNLDILRHTALYHGLGCALLIGLSRKTLIGKLSRSEPPKERLAGSLAGGLETLNQGAQILRVHDVPQTVQARAVWEGLHPARVP
- a CDS encoding hemerythrin domain-containing protein, with amino-acid sequence MTSIFDRIKQDHDTIRRLLDAAEKADGDGRAAYEDLQRELWAHGKIEEAVFYQSLSKAKNTKQETTEGLNEHHIINGFLDELNAMPADSTAWKAKLQVLGEVTRHHLDEEEEELFEEAKKALDDKRAEELGSIYGERKKQMLAALAPLPKSA
- the egtD gene encoding L-histidine N(alpha)-methyltransferase, which encodes MTAISAARALPAQGPVPDDVFLSDVLEGLSRPDKSLPCKYFYDAEGSALFDAICTLDEYYPTRTETALLHARAEEIAGLAGRGATLVELGSGSSVKVRILLDALDAPAMYVPVDISRDHLIAAAARLAGDYPAVTVVPVAADYVRGFALPRGVAPERTMAFFPGSTIGNFRPAEAMTFLDNLGRRLGAGARLLIGVDLRKDPAVLEAAYDDARGVTAAFNLNLLARINRELDGTFELDRFAHVARYDTARGRIEMHLRSLDDQTVHIAGHPVRFARGETIHTENSYKYSVPGFRRLAARAGWRTERSWTDEDRLFSLHWMVRHG
- the egtB gene encoding ergothioneine biosynthesis protein EgtB encodes the protein MLKTAAKAGGIADRFRRVRATSAELAGGLSPEDQVVQSMPDASPVKWHLAHTTWFFETFLLIPNLPGYRPFDPAFGYLFNSYYEAVGARHPRPRRGLLTRPGVAGVAAYRDHVDAAMLTLLERADAERLVPLVTLGLAHEEQHQELILMDLLHLFSCNPVAPAYRPYRPALRGPAHEGRWIAVDGGIVSVGHGGEGGGEAFAFDNEGPRHEVLLRPFRLFSRAVTNGEWRAFVEDGGYRNPALWLSDGWATVNAEGWEAPAYWRRGEDGGWREFTLLGEHPLDEDAPVCHVGFYEADAFARWAGKRLPTEAEWETAAGTMLGSGLSPTGNTLGSGLLRPVAAAGGDGLVQLFGDVWEWTASAYSGYPGFRPAVGAVGEYNGKFMANQYVLRGGCCATPDGHARATYRNFFYPHQRWMFSGVRLAEDA
- a CDS encoding EAL domain-containing protein — protein: MSDSVAIPKRLPLLALLAALVLTALVWNDTRQRVAADAEGRFALRVEELHRRFESQIQVYVQVTRSAAALFTAYPDVKRAEWNRFVDGLHLAERYPGITAVAFARVADQWTGPELVTQARMDGLRGFRIWPEAPGPMRLVTLYAAPANERTLRTLGYDLLAEPVRRAAAEQARDSGDPTVIRAAALRLDDGEPSPPAVMVYQAVYRDGQSPATQEQRRAAFAGLVMTPIQIAPLAEAVFGRMGDVAATVFEGRREFPLYRSRPESSDRPLLTASRDIALGNRVWSVQYESRPGFEEGVGSWKPLLVLATGLSLSLLLSVLLWALAVTRHRALVIAGRITASLRRRETELDLLFNQAPLGIALIGPDARITDCNPAFARAVGVGRDGLIGTDARLRAPDPAVSAAIDSAIAGESVRLEVDRLLLAGGRHSHFSLHLQPVSTPGDPPFVMAFVEDIGDKRRAEQHVHYLAHYDPLTGLPNRVLLFDRIAQAARDARRDGARAAVLFIDLDRFKIINDSLGHSFGDEVLRSVARRLHGAMRPSDTVGRLGGDEFLIVVPNIETPGVAAAVAEKVMAQLAAPFTIGGRNFVVSPSIGISLFPDDAEDAEGLIRCADIAMYNAKDAGRNAYRFVTREMGARSRERLDLEAALRRALQNRELFLVYQPQLRISDDLVVGVEALLRWRHPEAGLIMPNRFLPVAEETGLIQAIGDWVLDEVCAQIRRWRDQIGLTVPVAVNVSAQQFRDGQLPAKVAAALDRNGLQGWELEIEVTEGTLIDDIPSAIATLRALKQRGCLIALDDFGTGYSSLNYLHRFPIDKLKIDRSFIHDLEQDGTGDSIPRAIVGLGRSLGLSVVAEGVETEAQLQLLRSLKCESFQGYLFSRPVLAEELEPILALRGPRGRHHVPKAEPAAAEPA
- a CDS encoding MBL fold metallo-hydrolase gives rise to the protein MTLSLTFHGAVGTVTGSCFRIRTGDGDLLIDCGLFQGTKTVKELNYRPFPFKPSAVKAVLLTHAHIDHSGLLPKLVRQGFKGRVHTTAGTADLLAYMLPDSGYIQETEVERLNRRNRQRGRPAVEPIYTQADAQAAIRHLHAVDYGEWVKVLPGIRARFWQAGHILGSASVELEVTRGGTAETILFSGDLGPGGKAFHADAEGPPRPDWMVLETTYGNRERVEVGEAERQALLRDEVRAALAAGGPLLIPAFAVERTQELLYDLNRLFDRGEIPLVDVFLDSPLADSVTGVFRRHLADLGTDGDPFARPNLHRVRSVAESQTLNAIKGGAIIMAASGMCDAGRIRHHLKNHLWRPEATVLLVGYQAPGTLGHLLQQGAASVRIHGEEIAVRARVRSLDVYSGHADRSSLLAWVAARQGVGRGLFLVHGEEEARAGLRDALVRRGWDPALIRLPELDEVADLTAAAPARAPDGPPRLEPEAVAAGRDWHNRYAAFLLDLHRALDAAPDDAAREALLRGVGDRLPQAEGRAAK